In one Candidatus Gorgyraea atricola genomic region, the following are encoded:
- a CDS encoding 2-oxoacid:acceptor oxidoreductase family protein: MREEIVFAGFGGQGIMLMGKALSCAAMKEGKFVTWMPSYGAEVRGGTAHSMVVISDKEIASPIVREPSICIVMNKPSLLKFEAKVKEKGILLINKSLAEDGSKRNDIEVLDIPATDMASKLGSQRIANMIMLGALLSKKGILPVQALIDSLKDVIPKSRHSMIPLNEKAIREGYEYGSR; the protein is encoded by the coding sequence GTGAGAGAAGAAATCGTCTTTGCGGGATTTGGAGGCCAGGGCATAATGCTGATGGGGAAGGCCCTTTCTTGTGCCGCGATGAAAGAAGGAAAGTTTGTTACATGGATGCCTTCTTATGGCGCGGAGGTAAGAGGCGGAACTGCGCATTCCATGGTGGTTATTTCAGATAAAGAGATCGCTTCTCCTATTGTACGGGAGCCAAGCATTTGCATAGTCATGAACAAGCCTTCGCTTTTGAAATTTGAGGCCAAGGTCAAAGAAAAAGGGATTTTACTCATAAATAAATCTTTGGCAGAAGATGGATCAAAGAGAAACGATATAGAGGTATTAGATATCCCTGCCACAGATATGGCTTCTAAATTAGGGAGCCAGCGCATTGCAAACATGATCATGCTTGGCGCGCTTCTATCAAAGAAGGGCATATTGCCGGTGCAGGCATTGATAGATTCTTTAAAAGATGTTATTCCGAAATCTCGTCACAGCATGATACCTTTAAATGAAAAGGCAATAAGAGAGGGTTACGAATATGGTTCGCGTTAG